The following proteins come from a genomic window of Puntigrus tetrazona isolate hp1 chromosome 15, ASM1883169v1, whole genome shotgun sequence:
- the LOC122358631 gene encoding protein FAM13B-like, with product MEMGAIGALSLCVETPRAVFGVPLISLRKSGQMRQGLPLALTHMVEFVEKHGLSKIGLFIVGGSVQRCRDLKKGFDDGGFPERDSRDVDTWASLLKHFLKEIPGGLIRSHTRHNCCRCSGVREVEVVMSERVKHSPLSKTDLSRLGLTESLYVADSKKKS from the exons ATGGAAATGGGAGCGATCGGTgctttatcactgtgt GTGGAAACACCTAGAGCCGTGTTTGGTGTGCCCCTCATTAGTCTGAGGAAGAGTGGACAGATGAGGCAGGGTCTTCCTCTGGCGCTCACACACATGGTGGAGTTTGTGGAGAAGCACG GTCTCAGCAAGATCGGCCTGTTCATAGTCGGCGGATCAGTACAACGCTGCAGGGACCTAAAGAAAGGTTTCGATGATGGAGGCTTTCCAGAGCGTGACAGTAGGGATGTAGATACTTGGGCCTCCTTACTGAAACATTTCCTCAAGGAAATACCTGGTGGACTTATCCGGAGCCACACAAGACACAACTGCTGCAGGTGTTCAGGGGTAAGAGAAGTTGAGGTGGTGATGAGTGAACGTGTTAAGCACTCGCCGCTCAGCAAAACAGATTTATCCCGACTCGGTCTTACTGAATCCTTGTATGTTGCAGATTCAAAAAAGAAGAGCTGA